One Marinibacterium anthonyi genomic region harbors:
- the cspA_4 gene encoding Cold shock protein CspA, translating to MPTGTVKWFNTTKGYGFIAPDEGGKDVFVHISAVERSGLTGLADNQKIGYELVEGRDGRTMAGDLKPL from the coding sequence ATGCCGACTGGCACCGTGAAATGGTTCAATACAACCAAGGGGTACGGTTTTATCGCCCCGGACGAAGGCGGCAAGGACGTGTTCGTTCATATTTCGGCAGTGGAACGGTCCGGTCTGACCGGCCTCGCCGACAATCAGAAAATCGGATATGAACTGGTCGAAGGCCGTGACGGTCGAACCATGGCCGGTGACCTGAAGCCGCTTTGA